Part of the Micromonospora rhizosphaerae genome is shown below.
CTGCTCCACGGCAGCCGCCAGGGCCGCCTCGCCGAGCGGCGAGGGCACGTAACCCACCAGCACGGTCATCCGGTCACCAACCTTCCTCGCAGCGGACGAACCACGAACCGGCCGATCAGCGGCCAGAGCAGCACCACGGCGACCGTGGCGTAGATCAGCCAGGACACCCAGCCGCCGATCAGGCCGTGCAGCTCGCCGCCGGAGAGCTGCAGCGCCCGCCGGCCCTGCAGTTCGGCGCGCGGGCCGAGGATGACCCCGACGATCAGCGGCAGGATCGGCAGCCCGAACCGCCGCATGCCGAAGCCGAGCAAACCGAGGGCGAGCAGCAGGAACAGGTCGAACGGCTGGGCGTTGACCGCGTACGCGCCCATCGAGGCGAAGAAGAGGATGCCGGCGTAGAGGTACGGGCGCGGGATCCGCAGCAGCCGCGCCCAGGCCGGGGCGAGCGGCAGGTTGAGCACCAGCAGCAGCAGGTTGCCGATGAAGAGGCTGGCGATCAGCGTCCAGACCAGGGTGGACTCCCGGGTGAAGAGCAGCGGGCCGGGCTGGATGCCGTACCCCTGGAAGGCGGCCAGCATCACCGCGGCGGTGGCGTTGGTGGGCAGGCCGAGGGCGAGCATCGGCACCAGCGTGCCCGCGGCCGAGGCGTTGTTGGCCGCCTCCGGTCCGGCGACACCCTCGATCGCGCCCCGGCCGAACTCCTCCGAATGCTTCGACAGCTTCTTCTCGGTGACGTACGACAGGAAGGTCGGGATCTCCGCCCCGCCGGCCGGCACCGCGCCGAACGGGAACCCGAGGGCGGTGCCGCGCAGCCACGGCTTCCAGGACCGCTTCCAGTCCTGCTTCCCCATCCAGGGCTGCCCCACCGGGATCACCTCGCCAGCCTTGCGGCGCAGGTGCGCGGCGATCCAGAGCGCCTCGCCCACGGCGAAGATGCCGACCGCCACCACGACCACGTCGATGCCGTCGGCGAGCTGCGGCAGCCCGAAGGTGAGCCGCTGCTGACCGGTCTGGTCGATTCCGATCACGCCGATGGTCAGGCCGAGCAGCAGCGAGGCGAAGCCGCGCACCCGGGACGCGCCGAGCACCGCGGTGACCGCCACGAAGGCCAGCAGCATCAGCGCGAAGTAGTCGGGCGCGCCGAGGCTGACCGCGAACTGCACCACCGGCGGGGCGACCAACACCAGCAGCAGGGTGGCGATGGTGCCGGCGACGAACGAGCCGATCGCGGCGGTGGCCAGCGCCTGCGCGGCCCGGCCCGCCTTCGCCATCTTGTTGCCCTCGATCGCGGTCACCACCGAGGACGACTCGCCGGGCGTGTTCAGCAGGATCGAGGTGGTCGAGCCGCCGTACATGCCGCCGTAGAAGATGCCGGCGAACATGATGAGCGCCTGCGCCGGCTCCATCCCGTAGGTGACCGGCAGCAGCAGTGCCACCGTCATCGCCGGCCCGATGCCGGGCAGCACCCCGACGGCGGTGCCGATGGTCACGCCGAGCAGCGCGAACAGCAGGTTCATCGGGGTCACCACGTTGGCGAACCCGTCGAGCAGGTTGGCGAGGTTGTCCATCTACAGGATCCCTTGCAGCACGCCGGCGGGCAGGTTGATGTCGAGCCCGATGGCGAAGGTGTAGAACGTGATCAGCGACAGCGCGACGGCGATCAGCAGGTTGCGCACGTAGTGCCGGTTGCCCAGCGCGAACGCGGAGCCCCAGAAGAGGAGCGTCCCGCTGATCACCCAACCGAGCCGGTCGATCAGCACCGCGTTGACCAGGAACGCGCCGATCAGCAACAGCACG
Proteins encoded:
- a CDS encoding tripartite tricarboxylate transporter permease; amino-acid sequence: MDNLANLLDGFANVVTPMNLLFALLGVTIGTAVGVLPGIGPAMTVALLLPVTYGMEPAQALIMFAGIFYGGMYGGSTTSILLNTPGESSSVVTAIEGNKMAKAGRAAQALATAAIGSFVAGTIATLLLVLVAPPVVQFAVSLGAPDYFALMLLAFVAVTAVLGASRVRGFASLLLGLTIGVIGIDQTGQQRLTFGLPQLADGIDVVVVAVGIFAVGEALWIAAHLRRKAGEVIPVGQPWMGKQDWKRSWKPWLRGTALGFPFGAVPAGGAEIPTFLSYVTEKKLSKHSEEFGRGAIEGVAGPEAANNASAAGTLVPMLALGLPTNATAAVMLAAFQGYGIQPGPLLFTRESTLVWTLIASLFIGNLLLLVLNLPLAPAWARLLRIPRPYLYAGILFFASMGAYAVNAQPFDLFLLLALGLLGFGMRRFGLPILPLIVGVILGPRAELQGRRALQLSGGELHGLIGGWVSWLIYATVAVVLLWPLIGRFVVRPLRGRLVTG